From a single Sphingomonas sp. IW22 genomic region:
- a CDS encoding DUF1810 domain-containing protein, with the protein MQADDPHNLNRFVMAQAGTWPAALAELRAGQKRSHWMWFVFPQIAGLGHSAMARTYAIASLEEARAYLAHPLLGARYREGVAALMTHAGRSAAAIMGDVDAMKLRSSLTLFAAAGEESADAALTRFFDGPDPATLDRIG; encoded by the coding sequence ATGCAAGCCGACGATCCCCATAATCTCAATCGCTTCGTCATGGCGCAGGCGGGCACCTGGCCCGCCGCGCTGGCGGAGCTGCGCGCCGGGCAAAAGCGCAGCCACTGGATGTGGTTCGTCTTCCCACAAATCGCCGGGCTGGGGCACAGCGCCATGGCCCGCACCTATGCCATCGCGTCGTTGGAAGAGGCGCGCGCCTATCTGGCGCACCCGCTGCTGGGTGCGCGATACCGCGAAGGCGTCGCCGCGCTGATGACACACGCTGGTCGGTCGGCGGCGGCGATCATGGGCGATGTCGATGCGATGAAGCTGCGCTCATCCCTGACCCTGTTCGCGGCAGCGGGTGAGGAAAGCGCGGACGCGGCACTGACGCGGTTTTTTGACGGTCCCGATCCGGCCACGCTGGACCGGATCGGCTAA
- a CDS encoding MFS transporter, with protein MINALGLLKERRFLPLFVTQFLGAFNDNLFKTAMVLFATYQVFNDPAVESNFNALATGLSLIPFFLLSALSGQLADSYDKARIIRLVKLAEIFIMMFGASGLLIAKHGHTTPGVIMMLASVLMLGVHSTFFGPIKYAILPQHLEDDQVLGGTGLVEAGTYLSILLGTVIAGWISVEAAAGLVIAVACLGLLAGRQVPPAPRMGPMLDINWNPFTASWHLIRQTMHIRRLFLAICAISFFWTIGAVLIVVFPPLAKNVLTADERVASLMIAIFSIGVAIGSVIINSMLKSEISAKYSPASVIGMAVCVVAFSIEARFWIPAESGALYGIWDFVSHPQSLIVLGTLMAIAITGGMFVVPLYAFLTTTVTKDQTARTVAANNVVNAGAMTVGAIAVIAITAMGVGPADMLLLVAAMCLVAAWIAQALHRACD; from the coding sequence ATGATCAACGCGCTCGGTTTGCTCAAGGAGCGCCGCTTTCTGCCCCTGTTCGTCACGCAGTTCCTGGGTGCGTTCAACGACAATCTGTTCAAGACCGCGATGGTGCTGTTCGCCACTTATCAGGTGTTCAACGACCCGGCGGTCGAATCCAATTTCAACGCGCTGGCGACCGGCCTGTCGCTGATCCCCTTTTTCCTGTTGTCGGCGCTGTCGGGGCAATTGGCCGACAGTTACGACAAGGCGCGGATCATCCGGCTGGTGAAGCTGGCCGAGATCTTCATCATGATGTTCGGCGCATCGGGCCTGCTGATCGCCAAGCACGGCCATACCACCCCCGGCGTCATCATGATGCTGGCATCGGTATTGATGCTGGGCGTCCATTCCACCTTTTTCGGGCCGATCAAATACGCCATTCTGCCCCAGCATCTTGAGGACGATCAGGTGCTAGGCGGCACCGGACTGGTAGAGGCGGGCACGTATCTGTCCATTCTGCTGGGCACGGTCATTGCCGGGTGGATCAGTGTCGAAGCGGCGGCCGGGCTGGTCATCGCGGTCGCGTGCCTGGGCCTGCTGGCCGGGCGACAGGTGCCGCCGGCGCCGCGCATGGGGCCGATGCTGGACATCAACTGGAACCCCTTTACCGCGTCATGGCATCTGATTCGCCAGACGATGCACATCCGTCGGCTGTTCCTGGCGATTTGCGCGATCAGCTTTTTCTGGACCATCGGCGCGGTGCTGATCGTCGTGTTTCCGCCGCTGGCCAAGAATGTGCTGACTGCCGATGAACGCGTCGCCAGCCTGATGATCGCGATCTTTTCGATCGGCGTCGCCATCGGTTCGGTCATCATCAATTCGATGCTGAAGTCGGAGATTTCGGCGAAATACTCGCCCGCGTCGGTCATCGGCATGGCGGTGTGCGTCGTCGCCTTCTCGATCGAGGCGCGGTTCTGGATTCCGGCTGAGAGCGGCGCGCTTTACGGAATCTGGGATTTCGTCAGCCATCCGCAGTCGCTGATCGTGCTGGGTACGTTGATGGCGATTGCCATTACCGGCGGCATGTTCGTCGTGCCGCTCTATGCGTTCCTGACGACGACCGTGACCAAGGATCAGACCGCGCGCACCGTGGCGGCCAACAATGTCGTCAACGCGGGCGCGATGACCGTCGGCGCGATTGCCGTCATCGCGATCACCGCGATGGGCGTCGGCCCCGCCGACATGCTGCTGCTGGTCGCGGCGATGTGTCTGGTTGCGGCATGGATCGCCCAGGCGCTGCACCGCGCCTGCGACTGA
- a CDS encoding glycoside hydrolase 43 family protein has protein sequence MDAVMRRVLVSLGIGAALMTGAASAQVWQSDQGDGTYANPPLNADYPDPDIIRVGQDFYFVSTTFANVPGLTMLHSRDLVNWDIIAHLVPRLDGLAKYDLKEGGAYKHGIYAPSLRYRDGTFYVAVTPVGLKTRIYRARDPRGPWTYAELDREAFDPALFFDDDGSAYLATSIGSDGTVTLNTLDKDLTRITASRVIYYNKGAEGSKILKRNGWYYLFNAIPGKLALTVSRARKLDGPWETKAQIDDTTGGHQGAIVDLPDGRDYGFIMLDAGAIGRVTNISPVFWKDGWPVWGTPDAPGRVPARAPKPIQGQPIMQPPSSDDFSGKVLGRQWQWNHNPVDAKWSLTARPGWLRLNATQADQLWWARNTLVQKAQAPKSRGEVVVDTRGIKPGDVCGFGTFGKYNGRTDVIGQPDGSRALSMRLVESTTDGPRTEVRVAARPVKATRLWLRADLDFTTDKAVLSFSEDGRRFTPLGGEVPLMFDWRTGTFQGQQFALSCYNPGASGGYLDVDSFTLSKP, from the coding sequence GTGGACGCAGTAATGCGGCGGGTGCTGGTTTCGCTGGGCATCGGCGCAGCGCTGATGACCGGCGCCGCATCGGCACAGGTGTGGCAGTCGGATCAGGGTGACGGCACCTATGCCAACCCGCCGCTGAATGCCGATTATCCCGATCCCGACATCATCCGCGTGGGTCAGGATTTCTATTTCGTCAGCACGACATTCGCGAACGTGCCGGGGCTGACGATGCTGCATTCGCGCGATCTGGTGAACTGGGACATCATCGCGCATCTGGTCCCCCGGCTCGACGGGTTGGCGAAATATGACCTGAAGGAAGGGGGCGCGTACAAGCACGGCATCTATGCCCCCAGCCTGCGGTATCGCGACGGCACCTTTTACGTCGCGGTGACGCCGGTGGGGCTGAAAACGCGCATCTATCGCGCCAGGGATCCGCGAGGGCCCTGGACCTATGCCGAACTGGACCGGGAAGCGTTCGACCCGGCCTTGTTCTTCGACGATGACGGCAGCGCCTATCTGGCCACCTCGATCGGCAGTGACGGCACGGTCACGCTGAACACGCTGGACAAGGACCTGACGCGCATCACCGCCAGCCGCGTCATCTATTACAACAAGGGTGCGGAGGGGTCGAAGATCCTGAAGCGCAACGGTTGGTATTATCTGTTCAACGCCATTCCGGGGAAGCTGGCGCTGACGGTCAGCCGCGCGCGCAAGCTGGATGGCCCGTGGGAGACCAAGGCGCAGATCGACGACACGACCGGCGGTCATCAGGGTGCGATCGTCGACCTGCCCGACGGGCGCGATTACGGCTTCATCATGCTGGACGCGGGCGCGATCGGGCGGGTGACCAATATCAGCCCGGTGTTCTGGAAGGACGGCTGGCCCGTATGGGGCACGCCCGATGCCCCCGGCCGCGTGCCTGCGCGCGCGCCAAAGCCGATTCAGGGCCAGCCGATCATGCAGCCGCCGTCGTCGGACGATTTCAGCGGCAAGGTGCTGGGCCGTCAGTGGCAATGGAACCACAATCCCGTCGACGCCAAATGGTCGCTGACCGCGCGGCCCGGCTGGCTGCGGCTGAACGCGACGCAGGCGGATCAGCTCTGGTGGGCGCGCAACACGCTGGTGCAAAAGGCGCAGGCCCCGAAGAGCCGTGGCGAGGTCGTGGTCGACACGCGCGGGATCAAGCCGGGCGATGTCTGTGGCTTCGGAACCTTCGGCAAATATAATGGCCGGACCGACGTGATCGGCCAGCCGGATGGCAGCCGCGCGCTGTCGATGCGGCTGGTCGAATCCACCACCGACGGGCCCAGGACCGAGGTTCGCGTCGCCGCCCGCCCGGTAAAGGCCACGCGCCTGTGGCTGCGCGCCGATCTGGACTTCACCACCGACAAGGCGGTGCTGTCGTTCAGTGAGGATGGCCGCCGATTTACCCCGCTGGGTGGCGAAGTGCCGCTGATGTTCGACTGGCGCACCGGCACGTTCCAGGGGCAGCAATTCGCGCTGTCCTGCTACAATCCGGGCGCGAGTGGCGGTTACCTCGACGTGGACAGCTTCACCCTGTCCAAACCGTGA
- the moaD gene encoding molybdopterin converting factor subunit 1, giving the protein MAIDILYFAWVREAMGTGAERVAPPAEVATMGQLVEWLAARSDIAAAALADRARLRFAVDQQFVEGDALIAGAREIAIFPPVTGG; this is encoded by the coding sequence ATGGCGATCGACATCCTGTATTTCGCCTGGGTGCGCGAAGCGATGGGCACCGGGGCCGAGCGGGTAGCGCCGCCCGCCGAGGTGGCGACCATGGGCCAGCTGGTCGAATGGCTGGCAGCGCGCAGCGACATCGCCGCCGCCGCACTGGCCGACCGGGCGCGTCTGCGCTTTGCGGTCGATCAGCAATTTGTGGAGGGCGACGCCCTAATTGCCGGCGCGCGCGAAATCGCGATATTTCCCCCGGTGACGGGCGGATGA
- the pgsA gene encoding CDP-diacylglycerol--glycerol-3-phosphate 3-phosphatidyltransferase: MLTLPNILTLSRIFAVPLLVGLLWWPQWQGGYALAFVLYCIVGFTDYLDGYLARSQGTVSKLGVFLDPIADKIMVAAVVMMLVGTRDIAGVHLIAAIIILLREIMVSGLREFLGGLRVSMPVSRLAKWKTTLQLVALGALILGGALPEWAFVHQVGLIALWGAAVLTMVTGWDYLRVGLKHMDS; the protein is encoded by the coding sequence ATGCTGACGCTGCCCAACATCCTGACGCTATCGCGCATCTTCGCCGTGCCGCTGCTCGTCGGCCTGTTGTGGTGGCCGCAATGGCAGGGGGGCTATGCGCTGGCGTTCGTCCTCTACTGCATTGTCGGTTTCACCGATTACCTTGACGGCTATCTGGCCCGTTCGCAGGGGACGGTGTCAAAGCTGGGCGTGTTTCTGGACCCGATTGCGGACAAGATCATGGTGGCGGCGGTCGTCATGATGCTGGTCGGCACACGCGACATTGCGGGCGTTCATCTGATCGCGGCGATCATCATCCTGTTGCGGGAAATCATGGTGTCCGGCCTCAGGGAGTTTCTGGGCGGGCTGCGCGTGTCGATGCCGGTGTCGCGGCTGGCCAAATGGAAGACCACCCTGCAACTGGTGGCGCTGGGTGCGCTGATCCTGGGCGGCGCGCTGCCCGAATGGGCATTCGTGCATCAGGTGGGCCTGATCGCGCTGTGGGGCGCGGCGGTGCTGACGATGGTGACGGGCTGGGATTATCTGCGCGTCGGCCTGAAACATATGGACAGCTGA
- a CDS encoding molybdenum cofactor biosynthesis protein MoaE, with translation MIDVAVSPEPIDIAAATESVEVAGAGGIASFIGRVRADDGVRALALEHYPGMTEAALVAIGEEAARRWSLMAVTIRHRVGPMVPGDRIVFVAAAAAHRADALAACAYCIDRLKTDAPFWKREATDDGERWVDAREADQRRAADWA, from the coding sequence ATGATCGACGTCGCGGTTTCGCCCGAACCGATCGACATCGCCGCCGCGACCGAATCGGTGGAAGTGGCAGGGGCGGGCGGGATTGCCAGCTTCATCGGGCGGGTGCGCGCCGATGATGGCGTTCGTGCGCTGGCGCTGGAACATTATCCCGGCATGACCGAAGCGGCGCTGGTCGCGATTGGCGAGGAAGCGGCGCGGCGCTGGTCGTTGATGGCGGTGACGATCCGCCACCGCGTCGGCCCGATGGTGCCGGGCGACCGCATCGTGTTCGTCGCCGCTGCCGCCGCGCATCGGGCCGATGCGCTGGCTGCCTGTGCCTATTGCATCGACCGGCTCAAAACCGACGCTCCGTTCTGGAAGCGCGAGGCCACCGACGACGGCGAGCGGTGGGTAGATGCGCGGGAGGCAGACCAGCGCAGGGCGGCCGACTGGGCCTGA
- a CDS encoding glycoside hydrolase family 43 protein — protein MIRTLGTGLLLAALAAGAANAGEPARFSRFTYEGRSQETAQAGPGEYRNPILSGYYPDPSVTRVGDDYYLVLSSFTHHPGLPIFRSKNLVNWTQIANAIDRPGQLDTSGLAVSRGVFAPDISYHNGTFYIVNTCVDCKGNFVITAKDPRGPWSDPIWLPFEGIDPSIYWEGDKAYIVNNRAPNETPRYEGHRAIWIQEYDWRAGKMVGESTQLVNGGVDISKKPVWIEGPHIFKKDGWYYLTAAEGGTSVNHSQVALRSKSLRGPFTPFAGNPILTQRDLDPARANPITSAGHAKLVQTQNGDWWATFLAVRPYAEDFYNIGRETFLLPVTWKDGWPIILPKGEKIPFVGKAPNLPAQPRPTLPTNGDFAYVDEFDGDTLSMQWIGVRTPKAPVYSVAGGDLVIAGGAPMGDVKGVPGFVGRRQQHHVATMGTTVRFTPEKDGERAGLAAMQNDDNNLFFGVTRVGGKPMIALYTRIKGAEQLVASAPLSAAGQPVTLNIRADGGTMAFDYEVGGTRRTLKDGVDVKFLSTHEAGGFVGTVVGPYAWTQ, from the coding sequence ATGATCCGCACTTTGGGAACGGGCCTGTTGCTGGCCGCACTGGCCGCGGGCGCGGCGAATGCCGGCGAGCCGGCGCGTTTCAGCCGCTTCACCTATGAAGGGCGTTCGCAGGAAACGGCACAGGCCGGGCCGGGCGAATATCGCAACCCCATCCTGTCGGGCTATTATCCCGATCCGTCGGTGACGCGCGTGGGCGATGACTATTACCTCGTCCTGTCGTCCTTCACCCATCATCCGGGCCTGCCGATCTTTCGTTCGAAGAATCTGGTGAACTGGACGCAGATCGCCAACGCGATCGACCGGCCGGGACAACTGGACACCAGCGGCCTTGCGGTCTCGCGCGGCGTGTTCGCGCCCGACATCTCGTACCACAACGGTACCTTCTACATCGTCAACACCTGTGTCGACTGTAAGGGCAATTTCGTCATCACGGCCAAGGACCCCAGGGGGCCGTGGTCCGACCCGATCTGGCTGCCGTTCGAGGGGATCGACCCGTCCATCTATTGGGAGGGTGACAAGGCCTATATCGTCAACAACCGCGCTCCGAACGAAACCCCCCGTTACGAGGGGCACCGCGCGATCTGGATCCAGGAATATGACTGGCGCGCGGGCAAAATGGTGGGGGAAAGCACCCAGCTGGTGAATGGCGGTGTCGACATTTCCAAAAAGCCCGTGTGGATCGAAGGGCCGCATATCTTCAAGAAGGACGGCTGGTATTATCTGACCGCCGCCGAAGGGGGCACCAGCGTCAATCACTCACAGGTCGCGCTGCGGTCGAAAAGCCTGCGTGGGCCGTTCACGCCCTTTGCCGGCAATCCCATCCTGACGCAGCGCGATCTGGACCCGGCGCGCGCCAATCCGATCACGTCGGCGGGCCATGCCAAGCTGGTGCAGACCCAGAATGGCGACTGGTGGGCGACGTTCCTGGCGGTGCGCCCCTATGCCGAGGATTTCTATAACATCGGGCGCGAGACGTTCCTGCTGCCCGTGACGTGGAAGGATGGATGGCCGATCATCCTGCCCAAGGGCGAGAAGATCCCGTTCGTGGGCAAGGCGCCCAATCTGCCCGCGCAACCGCGCCCGACGCTGCCCACCAATGGCGATTTCGCCTATGTCGACGAATTCGACGGTGACACGCTGTCGATGCAGTGGATCGGCGTGCGGACGCCCAAGGCGCCCGTTTACAGCGTGGCGGGCGGCGATCTGGTCATCGCCGGTGGCGCGCCGATGGGCGATGTGAAGGGGGTGCCGGGCTTTGTCGGCCGCCGTCAGCAGCATCATGTGGCGACCATGGGCACGACGGTGCGCTTCACGCCCGAAAAGGATGGCGAGCGCGCGGGGCTGGCCGCGATGCAGAATGACGACAATAACCTGTTCTTCGGCGTGACGCGCGTCGGCGGCAAGCCGATGATCGCGCTCTACACCCGCATCAAGGGTGCGGAGCAGCTGGTGGCATCGGCTCCGCTGTCCGCGGCCGGACAGCCGGTGACGCTGAACATCCGCGCCGACGGCGGGACCATGGCGTTCGATTATGAAGTGGGCGGCACCCGCCGGACGCTGAAGGACGGCGTGGACGTCAAGTTCCTCAGCACGCATGAAGCGGGCGGCTTTGTGGGCACCGTCGTCGGTCCCTATGCGTGGACGCAGTAA
- a CDS encoding amidohydrolase family protein, whose protein sequence is MPRTAVSLITLSLALGVAHAQTPPQQPPVEATEAPENEARRPERSADQLPQPQSATATAQAPAAAATPTDKAAKWDISAPPGAQLRQATIDTDEGSWMDVDVSPDGQTIAFTLLGDIYTMPIAGGTPTRIAEGLAWEVQPRFSPDGRRIAFTSDRGGGDNIWIMNADGSDKRQVTKEDFRLLNQPSWSPDGQFIVAKKHFTTGRSLGTGEVWMYHVSGGAGVKLVKRPDERHQKELGEPVFAPDGKSVYFTRNVTPGPIFEYAQDSNTDLFHIEKVDLASGEVTTAVSGNGGSVRPQPSRDGKKIAFVRREATRSKLYVRDLETGVERKVYDALDQDVQETWAVTGVYPNMAWMPGDREIVFWAGGKLNRVNVESGQAREIPFRVRDTRAVAMAPHPQIAVGQTDFATKMPRFASVSPDGRQVVFETLGKLYVKPAAGGAARRLTRGGEGRELFPTWSPDGRTIAYIDWTDAGAGRLMSVAASGGPAKAITSRAGHYARPRFSPDGKTIVFEAKGNRSVTLPAYASDPGVYRVPATGGAPVLVAKGMAQPQFGGSNDRLFMVGEDDGKQVLLSTDLSGGAKQTHFVGELATNFAVAPDGRAAAFIQNYEAFVVPLVPGNQSLEVAPDMKALPAVRVSGNGATYVNWSTNGDRIHWSMGPTLFTAERARLFPNAPVGEDAPKFAAPTTGLDLSMPMEADVPTPTVALTGARIVTMASADGGIVDDGVIVIRGDRIVAVGPRATTQVPTGAKVIDVAGKTIIPGLVDAHAHGPQGDDEVVPQQNWSLLQNLALGTTTIHDPSSSASEIFVASEMQRAGLLTGPRIFSTGEIIYGARAADVYARIDSYQDALDHVRRLKAQGANSVKNYNQPRREQRQMVVAAARAEGMQVVAEGGSLFGMDMNLIADGNSTLEHNIPLEKFYTDVIQMFGQSDTNYTPTLVVSYGGLAGDPYWRQATNVWENPLMVHTPRDELLAATARVTKAPESNFVDDDNAREAHRIAKAGRLVSIGAHGQQAGIGSHWELWSFVRGGMTPVEALGAGTIEAAKSLGMARDIGSLEAGKLADLVVLDADPSTDIRNSDKIARVMLGGRLYDARTMNEVETGDARRMPYWWE, encoded by the coding sequence ATGCCACGCACCGCCGTATCGCTCATCACCCTGTCGCTTGCGCTGGGTGTCGCCCATGCCCAGACGCCGCCGCAACAGCCGCCCGTCGAGGCGACCGAAGCACCGGAGAACGAAGCACGCCGCCCGGAACGCAGCGCCGACCAGCTCCCCCAGCCGCAAAGCGCCACCGCCACGGCACAGGCGCCTGCCGCTGCCGCCACGCCGACCGACAAGGCCGCGAAGTGGGATATCAGCGCCCCGCCGGGCGCGCAGCTGCGACAGGCGACGATCGACACCGATGAGGGCAGCTGGATGGATGTCGATGTCAGCCCCGACGGGCAGACCATCGCCTTCACCCTGCTCGGCGACATTTACACCATGCCGATCGCGGGCGGCACGCCGACGCGCATCGCCGAGGGGCTGGCATGGGAAGTCCAGCCGCGCTTTTCGCCCGATGGCCGGCGCATCGCCTTTACCTCCGACCGGGGCGGCGGCGACAATATCTGGATCATGAACGCCGATGGCAGCGACAAGCGGCAGGTGACCAAGGAGGATTTCCGCCTTCTCAACCAGCCCAGCTGGTCGCCCGATGGCCAGTTCATCGTCGCGAAAAAGCATTTCACTACCGGCCGCTCGCTCGGCACGGGTGAGGTGTGGATGTATCACGTGTCGGGCGGCGCGGGCGTCAAGCTGGTCAAGCGCCCCGACGAACGCCATCAAAAGGAACTGGGCGAGCCGGTGTTCGCGCCCGATGGCAAGTCGGTTTATTTCACGCGCAACGTCACGCCGGGCCCGATCTTCGAATATGCACAGGATTCGAACACCGACCTGTTCCACATCGAAAAGGTCGATCTGGCGAGCGGCGAAGTGACGACCGCCGTGTCGGGCAATGGCGGATCGGTCCGCCCCCAGCCGTCGCGCGACGGAAAGAAGATCGCCTTTGTCCGGCGTGAAGCCACGCGGTCCAAGCTATATGTCCGCGACCTCGAAACTGGGGTCGAGCGCAAGGTGTATGACGCGCTGGATCAGGACGTTCAGGAAACCTGGGCCGTGACCGGCGTGTATCCCAACATGGCATGGATGCCCGGCGACCGCGAGATCGTGTTCTGGGCGGGCGGCAAGCTGAACCGGGTGAATGTCGAAAGCGGGCAGGCGCGGGAGATTCCGTTTCGCGTGCGTGACACGCGCGCCGTCGCCATGGCCCCGCACCCGCAGATCGCGGTCGGGCAGACGGACTTCGCCACCAAGATGCCGCGCTTCGCCAGCGTGTCGCCCGACGGGCGGCAGGTCGTGTTCGAAACGCTGGGCAAGCTGTACGTCAAGCCTGCCGCCGGGGGCGCGGCACGCCGCCTGACGCGCGGGGGCGAGGGGCGGGAGCTGTTCCCAACATGGTCGCCCGATGGCCGCACCATCGCCTATATCGACTGGACCGATGCGGGCGCGGGCCGGTTGATGAGCGTTGCGGCCAGCGGCGGCCCGGCCAAGGCGATTACCAGCCGCGCGGGCCATTATGCGCGCCCGCGCTTTTCGCCCGATGGCAAGACCATCGTGTTCGAGGCCAAGGGCAATCGCAGCGTGACGCTGCCGGCTTATGCCAGCGACCCCGGCGTCTATCGCGTGCCCGCGACGGGCGGCGCGCCGGTTCTGGTGGCAAAGGGCATGGCCCAGCCGCAATTTGGCGGATCGAACGACCGCCTGTTCATGGTCGGTGAGGACGACGGCAAGCAGGTGCTGTTGTCGACCGACCTGTCGGGCGGTGCAAAGCAGACGCATTTCGTGGGCGAACTGGCCACCAATTTCGCCGTCGCGCCCGATGGCCGGGCGGCGGCCTTCATCCAGAATTACGAAGCGTTCGTCGTGCCCCTGGTGCCCGGCAACCAGAGCCTGGAAGTGGCGCCCGACATGAAGGCGCTGCCCGCTGTGCGCGTCAGCGGCAACGGCGCCACTTACGTCAACTGGTCGACCAATGGGGATCGTATCCACTGGTCGATGGGGCCGACGCTGTTCACTGCCGAACGTGCGCGGCTGTTCCCCAACGCGCCGGTGGGTGAGGATGCGCCGAAGTTCGCGGCGCCCACCACCGGTCTCGACCTGTCGATGCCGATGGAGGCCGATGTCCCCACTCCCACCGTCGCGCTGACCGGCGCGCGGATCGTCACCATGGCGTCGGCCGATGGCGGCATTGTCGACGATGGCGTGATCGTCATTCGCGGCGACCGCATCGTCGCTGTCGGCCCCCGCGCGACGACTCAGGTGCCCACGGGCGCCAAGGTGATCGACGTGGCGGGCAAGACGATCATCCCCGGACTGGTCGACGCGCACGCGCACGGGCCGCAGGGCGACGATGAAGTCGTGCCGCAGCAAAACTGGTCGCTGCTGCAAAATCTGGCGCTCGGCACAACGACGATCCACGATCCGTCATCGTCGGCCAGTGAGATTTTCGTCGCGTCCGAAATGCAGCGTGCGGGGCTTTTGACCGGCCCGCGCATCTTTTCGACCGGGGAGATCATCTATGGCGCGCGCGCGGCGGACGTCTATGCGCGGATCGACAGCTATCAGGACGCGCTGGACCATGTCCGCCGCCTGAAGGCGCAGGGCGCCAATTCGGTGAAGAACTACAACCAGCCGCGCCGCGAACAGCGCCAGATGGTCGTGGCCGCCGCGCGGGCAGAGGGGATGCAGGTCGTGGCCGAGGGCGGTTCGCTGTTCGGCATGGACATGAACCTGATCGCCGACGGCAATTCCACGCTGGAGCACAACATCCCGCTGGAGAAGTTCTACACTGACGTGATCCAGATGTTCGGTCAGTCGGACACCAATTACACGCCGACCCTGGTGGTCAGCTATGGCGGTCTGGCGGGCGACCCTTATTGGCGGCAGGCGACGAATGTCTGGGAAAATCCGCTGATGGTCCACACGCCGCGTGACGAGCTGCTCGCCGCCACCGCGCGCGTGACCAAGGCGCCGGAGAGCAATTTCGTCGACGACGACAACGCGCGCGAGGCGCATCGCATCGCCAAGGCCGGGCGGCTGGTGTCGATCGGCGCGCACGGGCAGCAGGCGGGTATCGGCTCACATTGGGAGCTGTGGTCGTTCGTGCGCGGCGGGATGACACCGGTCGAGGCACTGGGCGCAGGCACGATCGAAGCGGCGAAGTCGCTGGGCATGGCCCGCGACATCGGTAGTCTGGAGGCGGGCAAGCTGGCCGATCTGGTGGTGCTGGATGCCGATCCCAGCACCGACATCCGCAATTCGGACAAGATCGCCCGCGTGATGCTGGGCGGTCGCCTGTACGACGCGCGCACCATGAACGAGGTCGAGACGGGCGACGCCCGCCGCATGCCTTATTGGTGGGAGTGA
- a CDS encoding endo-1,4-beta-xylanase yields MTRRAALGGLALALPAARLAAAQDSAPSLSALAAQKGILFGTAVGAGRPGTLTGMLSDPRMMAIVGRECGVIVAENEMKQYVIAAQPGKLAFERGDSIANWARDHGKKLRGHTLLWNHPKYTPAWLTERYQGAPREGLATWVRDYVGGVAAHYRGRVHSWDVVNETIDPDTGELCDSLFQQKLGFDAIRIAFEAAKEQGPDAQRVYNDYMSWGSGGAKHRAGVLRLLERFRREQVPVDALGLQSHIGVGDGDNATREREWRAFVDAVTDMGYRLLITEFDVNDRGAPADPARRDAEVAAVGKGYLDMMLSYRTLDHLLCWGLVDRYSWLQGFTPREDKLPQRPLPYDARYRPKPLRQAIADALIAAPSRAAA; encoded by the coding sequence ATGACGCGGCGCGCGGCCCTTGGCGGGCTGGCGCTGGCGCTTCCTGCAGCGCGGCTGGCGGCGGCGCAGGATAGCGCGCCTTCGCTGAGCGCGCTTGCCGCGCAAAAGGGTATCCTGTTCGGCACCGCCGTGGGGGCCGGGCGGCCCGGCACGCTGACGGGCATGTTGTCCGACCCGCGCATGATGGCCATCGTCGGGCGCGAATGCGGCGTGATCGTCGCCGAGAACGAGATGAAGCAATATGTCATCGCCGCTCAGCCGGGAAAGCTGGCATTCGAGCGCGGTGACAGCATCGCCAACTGGGCGCGCGACCATGGCAAGAAGCTGCGCGGGCACACCTTGTTGTGGAATCACCCGAAATATACGCCGGCCTGGCTGACCGAGCGGTATCAGGGCGCCCCGCGCGAAGGGCTGGCGACATGGGTGCGCGACTATGTCGGCGGGGTGGCTGCCCATTATCGCGGGCGCGTGCATTCATGGGACGTGGTGAACGAGACGATCGATCCCGACACCGGTGAGCTTTGCGATTCGCTGTTCCAGCAAAAGCTGGGCTTCGACGCGATCCGCATCGCGTTCGAAGCGGCAAAGGAACAGGGGCCCGACGCGCAGCGCGTCTATAACGACTACATGTCCTGGGGCAGCGGCGGCGCAAAGCACCGCGCGGGCGTGCTGCGCCTGCTGGAACGGTTCCGCCGTGAACAGGTACCCGTCGACGCGCTGGGCCTGCAAAGCCATATCGGCGTCGGCGACGGCGACAACGCCACGCGGGAACGCGAATGGCGTGCTTTCGTCGATGCGGTGACCGACATGGGCTATCGCCTGCTGATCACCGAATTCGACGTGAACGATCGCGGCGCCCCGGCCGATCCGGCGCGGCGCGACGCCGAAGTGGCGGCGGTGGGCAAGGGCTATCTGGACATGATGCTGTCCTATCGCACGCTCGACCATCTGCTGTGCTGGGGTCTGGTCGACCGCTACAGCTGGCTACAGGGCTTTACCCCGCGCGAAGACAAGCTGCCGCAACGGCCGCTCCCTTATGACGCGCGATATCGGCCCAAGCCGCTGCGTCAGGCAATTGCCGACGCGCTGATCGCCGCGCCGTCGCGCGCTGCGGCATAA